The Aureimonas mangrovi genome contains the following window.
ACCATCGAGATGAACTCGTTGCCGACGGGCGGGATGATGACGCGCATTGCCTGTGGCAGCACGATGCGCCGCAGGATCGTCGGCCGCGCCATGCCGATCGCCTGGGCCGCCTCGCTCTGCCCGTGGTCGACCGAGAGGATGCCGGCGCGCACCACTTCGGCCGTGTAGGCGCCCTGATTGATGCCGAGGCCCAGAAGAGTCGCCACGAAGGGCGTGATGACGTCCACCGTGCGAAATTCGAAGAGGCCTGGGATGCCGAGCGTCGGGAAGACCAGCGCGAGATTGAACCACAACAGCAGCTGGAGGATCAGCGGCGTGCCCCGGAAGAACCAGATATAGCCGCGTGCCGAGTTCTGGAGGACGGGGTTCTTCGACATCACCATGACGGCGAAGAGGACGCCGAGGGTGATGCCGAGCGCCATCGCGGCCACTGCCATGACGATCGTGTTGACGAGCCCGTTCAGGATCGAGCGCGCCGTCAGGAACTGCCCGACGACCGACCATTCGATCTGGCCGACGGCGAAGGCGCGCACGAGGCCGATGAGCGCGAGCAGGATAAGGGCCGTTGCCAACCAGCGGCCGTAATGGCGCCGTGGGACGATACGCAGCCCGGCGAGCGCGGGATCGCCGCCCGCAGGCGATGGGGGCGCGATCGTGCTCATCGGGCGGCCTCGTGCGAAGCGGCGAAGGCGCGCGGTGCGCCGAGCCTGTCACGCAGGCGTGAGAGCTGCTCTCGCACGGCCGAGGGCGCCGTGCCACCGAAGGCCGAGCGGGCCGCAAGCGCCGCCGCCACGCTCAGATGCTCGGCGACGGCCGGCTCCAGCGCCGGGTCGATCTCGGTGAAATCCTCGCGCGACAGCGCCTCCAGCGTCATGCCGCGATCCTCGCAATAGCGCACCGCCTTGCCGGTGATCTCATGCGCCGAGGAAAAGGGCACGCCACGCCGCGCCAGCCAGTCCGCCATTTCGGTGGCCAGCGTGAAGCCCTGCGTCGCCGCCTCCGCCATCCGCGCCTCGTCGAAACGCAGCGTCGAGACGAGCCCGGCCATTGCCGGCAGCACGAGATGCAGCGTGTCCACCGCCTCGAAGGTCGCGCGCTTGTCTTCGATGAGGTCGCGATTGTAGGCGAAGGGCAGGCCCTTCAACGCCACCATCATCGCATTCAGGCTGCCGATCAGGCGTGCGCTGCGCCCGCGCGTCAGCTCGGCGATGTCGGGGTTCTTCTTCTGCGGCATGATGGAGGAGCCGGTGGCGAAACTATCATCCAGCTTCGCCCAGGAGACGGCCTGCGAGCACCAGTAGATGATCTCCTCGCACAGGCGCGAGAGATCGACCCCGATCATCGCTGTGACGAAGAGGAATTCGGCGACGTGGTCTCGGCTGCCGACGGCGTCGATCGAGTTCTCGCACGGCCCGTCATAGCCGAGTTCGGCGGCCGAGAGATCCGGGCGGAGCGCGATGGCGCTGCCCGCCAGCGCGGCGGCCCCTAGCGGCGAGCGCGCCGAGCGACGATCCCAGTCGAGGAAACGGTCGAGATCGCGCGACAGCGCCTGCGCATGGGCGAGAAGCTGGTGACCGAAGGCGATGGGCTGGGCGGCCTGCAGATGCGTGAAGCCGGGCGCGGCCGTCTCGACATGGCGCTCGCCCTGCGCGACCAGCGCGTCGACGATCTCCAGGACACCCGCCGAAAGCGTTCTCGCCTCGTCACGCAGGTAGAGCTTGAGGTCGTTGGCGGCCTGATCGTTGCGCGAGCGCCCCGCTCGCAGCTTGCCGCCGAGCGCGCCGAGCCGCGCCATCAGAAGGCGCTCGACGAAGGTATGAATGTCCTCGTCCGAGGCGATCGTCGCCTCGCGGCCCGCTGCGATGTCGCCGTCGATCTCCGCAAGCGTCGCGAGCATCCTTTCCAGTTCGTCTCCATCGAGAATCCCGGCGCGGTGCAGTTCGCGCGCATGGGCGCAGGAGCCTGCGACATCGTAGGGGACGAGCCGCAAATGGCTGGGGTCGGACCGCGAGAACGCCGTCAGCGCCGGGTCGGGCGCACCCCGAAAGCGGCCACCCCATAAGCTCGTCGTTCCCATTTCTGCCTCCAATTCCAACATGTCGCGATCGTAGGCAGCTACCCCTGCG
Protein-coding sequences here:
- a CDS encoding amino acid ABC transporter permease, with the protein product MSTIAPPSPAGGDPALAGLRIVPRRHYGRWLATALILLALIGLVRAFAVGQIEWSVVGQFLTARSILNGLVNTIVMAVAAMALGITLGVLFAVMVMSKNPVLQNSARGYIWFFRGTPLILQLLLWFNLALVFPTLGIPGLFEFRTVDVITPFVATLLGLGINQGAYTAEVVRAGILSVDHGQSEAAQAIGMARPTILRRIVLPQAMRVIIPPVGNEFISMVKLTSLASVIQYSEMLRNAQTVYFANGRVIELLIVAAIWYIAVVSVLSIGQFFLERRFSRGYARGGR
- the argH gene encoding argininosuccinate lyase — protein: MGTTSLWGGRFRGAPDPALTAFSRSDPSHLRLVPYDVAGSCAHARELHRAGILDGDELERMLATLAEIDGDIAAGREATIASDEDIHTFVERLLMARLGALGGKLRAGRSRNDQAANDLKLYLRDEARTLSAGVLEIVDALVAQGERHVETAAPGFTHLQAAQPIAFGHQLLAHAQALSRDLDRFLDWDRRSARSPLGAAALAGSAIALRPDLSAAELGYDGPCENSIDAVGSRDHVAEFLFVTAMIGVDLSRLCEEIIYWCSQAVSWAKLDDSFATGSSIMPQKKNPDIAELTRGRSARLIGSLNAMMVALKGLPFAYNRDLIEDKRATFEAVDTLHLVLPAMAGLVSTLRFDEARMAEAATQGFTLATEMADWLARRGVPFSSAHEITGKAVRYCEDRGMTLEALSREDFTEIDPALEPAVAEHLSVAAALAARSAFGGTAPSAVREQLSRLRDRLGAPRAFAASHEAAR